In the Halalkalicoccus sp. CGA53 genome, TCATAGAGCAAGTCTCTGAGCAAACATTCAGTAGGTTCTTAGGAGTGAATCGGGTACCATCTGCAGTGTCCGAAGAGGTTGATGATAAGGCAGATGACGTCGAATTCATCAATGTTGATGGGCTGGCGTTCACTCCGCGTGAGCATGAGCGTCTGAAGTCACTTCTTCACGGTGAACGGTTTCGAGAGCTGGCTTTTAGCGATCGAAGATATCTGGTCCTCGGAACGGGCGGCGATACCAAAGCAGCTGATCGTCGCATGCTGGTCGATGAGCTCTTAGGCGGTCGTCCCGATGCCACGGCGTTCCGATTGGAGGATTTTGAGCTGACTACGGATGAACTTGCGCTATGGGCAGCAGCGTACGAAAATCTCTGCGGTCGAGCGACACAGATCGTCCTCGTCATTGAGGATTACGAGGGAGGATACGTGTGGGAACTCGGCTATCACTTCCACGAGGAGATTCGGGAGAAGGTATGGGTCCTCAAACGAGAGTACGGGAGTAAGAGCGAAAATAGAGCCCACTACGATAACGGGATGGCTGCTTCGCACCTGCAGCTACTCGAGAACGCGGAGCGAACAATTCTCTGGAGAGATCGAGAGGAGTTAGAAGCCGGAGTAAGCGAGATACCGTGAGAATACGAATCAGGTAGAGCCTTTGCGTTAGGAGACGGCCACCCTCGCCGTAGGGCTGAACTCTGCCGTCAAGAATGGTCGGTAGGCCGGGATTCGGTTGCCCGAGCGGGATCTGACTGACAAACCGTATCGGGGGCCGTCGGCAGAGTGAGTGTTATGTGATTTCCTACCAGGTGTCTGTACGTGCAGTACACAACCCTCGGATCGACCGGCATGTCCGTCAGTCAGATCTGTCTCGGGACGATGAATTTTGGTCTCGACAGTGAAGGCTGGAAACTTGATGAGGCCGATAGTAGGCAGATCATCGAACGTGCGATCGACCTCGGAATCAATTTCATCGATACAGCAAACGTCTACCGCGATGGAGAGAGCGAAGCAGTCCTCGGAGACGTAATCTCCGAATATGACCGCGACTCGCTCGTTATCGCGACCAAAGTCTATGGATCGATGGACGAAAATGACCCGAACGCACAAGGGCTCTCTCGCAAGGCAATCGAGCAGGAGCTCGCAGCTTCGCTCGACCGCCTCGGAATAGAGACGGTCGATCTCTACCAGATCCACCGGTGGGATGACGAAACACCGATCGAGGAGACGCTCCGAACGCTCGATGACGCGGTCCGGAGAACTCAAGTGCGATACATCGGGGGATCCTCGATGTGGGCATATCAGTTCGCGGAGGCCCTCCATACCAGCGACCAAATCAGTTTGGAGCGGTTCGTCTCGATGCAGAACCACTACAACCCGGTCTACCGGGAAGAAGAACGCGAGATGCTCCCTCTCTGTGACCACGAGGGGATTGGGGTCATTCCATGGAGTCCATTGGCCCGAGGATACCTGACGCGTCCGCACGACGCGTTCGATTCGACTGCCCGTGGAAGCGAAGAGGCCGACTCACGAAAAGACAGACATGCTGTCTATCGTGCTGGGGGCGGAGAGGAGATCAATCGACGGATCGAAGAACTCGCCGAGGACCATGGCGTGACAATGGCGCAGCTCACGATCGCCTGGCATCTCCATACCGGTTATGTGACGGCACCGATCATCGGCGTCTCGAGCATTGATCATCTCGAAGACGCTGTCGAAGCGGTCGAAATATCGCTCTCTGACTCCGATCGCGAATATATCGAAGAGCCATACGAACCGGTTGAGGTCGTCGGTCACGACTAACAGTCACGCGACTCCCCCGGGCGCACTGGGTGCAATAGTTTCTGACGGCTGCAACCCTTCAGACTGAGTAATCTACTTATGATAGGTGGCTGGATCGACTCGACATTCCAGCCATTTATTGCCTCACAAACACACCCGCTTCAGAGAATGTGACGCTGCTGAATATGCGCTGTGTATCTTGCACGGCTCGCTCAATCTATACCACAGGTGTCACAAACGACGTGCAACATCCAGAGGATGGGTGCAGCACAGTGAGTTTGTTATTTCGGGGAATCCCAGGTAAACCACCGGATTGGATTCATAGCAGATAGACGGTCGAAACGAAGGGACCGGTCGTCGATCCGTTCCATTAATTTGACTCACTTAAGAACGCAAGCACCTCATTGATGAAGAGTTCTGGCGCGGTATTCATAGCAACGTGTTGTTGCCCGTCAAGGATAGCGATCCGGCTATTGAGGAGCGCGTCGTTGATCGCCTCTGTTGCATCTTCGAGATACTGCGGACTCTCGCTCCCTAACAAGAGCAACGTCGGAGTGGTCATATTCCGAAATCGGAGAGGATCGAACTCGTAGTCGGCGGGTGCTTGGGTCTCACGATATGCTGTATGGGCCGCGTCCACACGGGCCTGCCAGTTCGGAGCGGATTTGAGCACATCGATCTGTGCGAGCGGAATTTTGGCAACCTCAAGGAAGAACAACACGAGCGCCTGTTCGTTCTCGCCATCGTCAAGTAGGGTCTCCATTTCAGTGAGTACTTCCTCGGAGTAGAGTTGGTGCTCTCCGACTGGAATCGGCGGTTCGTACAGCACGAGTTTCTCGATAGAGTCGGTCCGGAGGGTCGCCTCCAGCGAACAGAGTGCGCCGAAAGAATGACCGAGCAAGATTACCGGTTCATTGATCGTATCGGCGACTGCGGCGACATCTTCAAACTCCCGTTCCAGCTCATACTCGGCGGCATCGCTGCTCTCTCCCCGACCGCGACGGTCGACCGCGTAAACCGTAAAGTGTTTTTCGAAGGCGGAGCGGACCGGTTCCCACCGTGTGTGATCTGCGGTCGTTCCATGCACGACCACGAGCGGAGGCCCGCTCCCTGAACGTTCGTATGCAATCGCAGTTCCATCTACTGAAACGATCATTTCCATACGCACTCAACCTCTAGCGTACGCTGCCGACCCATGTTACCGTTACGCATACTACTCATAGGAGAGGAGAATACTCTCGCTCATTCTCCGTCAACAACAAATTGGTGAGCGAAAAATACGCGCTGTGAGTTCAGCTAAGATTGTTCGAGCTACTCGGGCTCTATCAGAAACGACGTGACCGACTCAGAGAGTGAGTCCAGCAGCCGGTCTCATCTGGCGGATACTGCTTTCGTCGAGCAAATCGTAGGTCACGTATGACCGACGCCCTCGTCATCGGCGGTACCGGCTTCATCGGACGGCACACGATCGAGAACCTTCTCGACCACGACTACGACGTCACGAGTCTGAGTCGCGGTGAACCGGAGTTCCCGTTCTCTGATCCCGGAGCCGTCGACCATTTGATCGGAGACCGCAGCGACCGGACCACGCTCGAGCGTGCCGCCACGCGACTCGATCAGGCTGTTGTGATCGATTGTGCAGCTTTCTATCCCCGGGACGTCGAGATCGCTGTCGACGTATTTGCCGACGCTGACGCGTACGTCTACGTCTCGAGCGGTGGCATATACAGAGTCCAAGAGATCCCTAAACGCGAGGACGAGACACCACTACAAACGTGTTCGTCCGAACAGGCCACCGACGATACGATGGCCAGCTATGGGGCTCGGAAGGCCGAGGGCGACCGGATCGCCCGAGCGGCCGCCGATCGCGGCATCGCAGCGATGAGCGTTCGCCCCTCCGTCCTCTACGGACCTCAATCCGTTCAGTCCCAGGACATCGATCCGACCGATTCACCCCCGACATGGATCGACGGGATGCCGGTGAATCAAACCCTCCATGATTACTGGATCGATCGTGTCGATCGGTTCGATCGGATCGTCGTTCCCGGTGATGGGACGGCGATTTGGCATCGGTCCTACGTCGAGGACGTGGCCGATTCGCTCCGGATCGTGGCTGAACGCGGCGAGCCCGGAGAGGCGTACAATGTCGCTGATCGGCGAGTGTGTACACTCGAAGACGTCATCAGACTGATTGCCGACGTATTCAAGACCACGATCGATGTCGTACACGCAAGTCGACGCGAACTCGATCAGGTCGGCCTCGAACCGACCGACTTCATCCTGTACCATCATCCCATGACGGGCTATCCACATGTGCTCGACACCTGTAAGGTTCAGACACTTGGATGGGAATCGACCCGTGTCGAGATAGCGATGGAGCGGACGGTCAAGGAGCGGATCGACCATATCCGAGACCGGGGCGAACATCCTCCAAACCGTGACGCCGAAGAACGTCTGCTCGCTGAACTCGCCTAACAGAGTCACAACCTCGGGTGATGGATATGCACTCTGTATTCATCATAGACTGATGAACATATCTTTGACCGAGGATTTCAGCAGAGCCAGCTCTACTGTTTCACCCGACTGCTTGCCATGATGTCACCGTTGTTCCAGTCGACTGATAAGACGTTAGTGTAGGTGCTACTATATCAGATGGCGGCTGAATCGAGCTGGTCTGGTCGGGGTATGGTTCTTCGAGGACCGTCTCACCGGTCTCATCGTTCACGATCACGGTATTCCTTTCTTGATTCCACATGTTCACGCCATAACCCCAGTAGAGATCGGTATTGGTGTTCGTTCCCTCACCAGTCCAGATCGTAACCCGATCTCCAGACTGTAAAACGAATCCCGATGGGAATCGTACTGGAGATAGTCCTCTATCTACCTGCCCACCGTCACCATCTGAGCCGGTGACGGCGTGCTTGGGTTCGAGCTCGCCGACAATGCAAAACGGTCCTTCGCGATCGGCCGCGACGACGACCAGCACAAAAATGAGAACAGCGAGTAACAAGAGAGCCATGCGCGAGACCAGATCCGATGCATAGAACCGGATCGATCGACTCGCACGGCAGGCCGCCGAGCGCTTCGAGATGCCCGTACTCAAGTAGATCATGTACGAACGAGTACCGAAGGACGATCAACTCCGATACTATCTGGATACCGCCGAGCAGGTTCGCGATACGAGCGACCTTCGGCAATTCGTCGCCAACCACGTCACCGTACGAAAGACGGTGCGCCATAGCCTCGGCTGCATCTACGACTTCTGGAACGCCCACGGTGTCTGGCCGGAGTCGACACCCCAGGACGATGGGTTACACATCGAGTACGAGGGGCCAACCCCGACTGATCTCGAGAGTGTCGCCTGCACCGAATGTGGGGCGAACGTCCGGTGAACGGGTTCGCGACCCCTACGTCGCGGAATACGACACCGGCGCGGTCTGTGGGTACTGCAGTTACGAGTGCTATTTCACCCACCGCCATCGAAGCAGCCTCGAGGAGTTCGCCGACGTGCAGAGTGTCTACTTCCCGCCGGCCTGAGCTCTACCGGACTAAACGATCAGTCCACCCAGCGTATCTCATCGGAGTCATCGCACAGAACCCATATAGCCGCTGAGAGGCTACGAGAAGTAATGGACGATTCTCCCTCGGCACAGACACAGTCTCGTATCTATACGGCGCCGCGAACGGATATCTCGCAGAACCAGGGCAAATTCCGGATTCACTTCAACTATCCCGGTCGGGCTGTCCCCGATCACGACGACCACGGCTACGGGCCGCTCGCGACCGTCGTTGAGTCGTTCATGGACCCGGGGACGCTCATCCGGATGCATCAGCACCGCAACGAGGAGATCATCTCGTGGGTTCCGGACGGCGTGATGCGCCATGACGACCGCCAGGGCAACGAACTCGTCACCGATTCCGACCATCTGATGGTGATGAACGCCGGCAGCGGCTTCTGGCACGCCGAGGAGACACTCGCGGATGACCCGCCCCTGCGGATGCTCCAGATATTCGTCCGGCCGCACAGCCTCGACCTCGAGCCGGGCATCCAGCACGAACCAATTCCCAAGTCGGTCATTGGTGAGTGGCGGCACCTCTTCGGCCCCGAGGAGACCGAGGCCCCGCTGTACGTTCGCAACGACATCGACTTCTATGACTGCCGCCTCGATGCCGGCACCACGACCACGCTCCCGTCCCGGTCTGACTGGCACACCTACCTGTACGTCTTTGAGGGAGCCGTCGAGGTTGGAGACGAGTCCATAGGGTACACCGAAAGCGCCCTTGTGGCCGACGACCGCGACGTGACGGTCACTGCGAGGGAGGACTCATCGATCGTCGCGTTTGTAATCAACCCTGACGCTCCGGTCACACGGCAGGGCACGATCGGCCGCTGAGACCCCCACCGAGATCATCCCGCTCGTGAAAATGCAATGGAAAAGAGGGGTGTCTGTCGTGTGGCAGACAAGTGGTTTTCGAGGGATAGCTTTGGGCAGCGTTGTGAACGGGGAATCATTTCATCTGGATATCCAGACCAGTCCTTCCTTTAAATTTGTAATTCACTGGTGGAATTGAGACACACTCCACATCACAGATCACAAAGCTGCACAGCGAGTCGGGTCAACTCTCGTTGCTCCTCAATCGAGTCTACCCACCGCTTTGGGAGAGCACTCGCTCCAAACCGGGCACCGGCGACGGCACCGGTGATCGCACCGATCGTATCCGTATCTCCCCCACGATTCACGGTTGTGATAATCGCCTCATCAGCGTTGTCCGCCCGAAGAGCGTCGTGAAGGGCTGTCTGCAGCGAGTCGAGGACGTATCCTGACGTCGACAGCGATTCGATTTCTCCACCGTTCGCGATCGGTTCGAGCGCGGTAACGAGTTCCTCCGGTGCGCTCGATCGGACGTGAGCGATTGCTTTTCCTAGTGGATCCGGATCATCCTGGAGGACGCCTGCAATGGTGAGGTTCAGGACAGCACACCCGTAGGTACATCGGGGGTCTGCATGGGTGATACGTGAGGAGTCCCGACTCACACGTTCGAGCGTTGTTGGATCATCGGCAAAGGCAAGTGCGAGAGGTGGACACCGCATCTCGCTCCCGTAACCTGCGTTGGCCACTTCGGCGCTTGTTTCCCACACCTGGTGGCCAGCTTCATCCCACGGGGAGCCCGCTTTGAGTGCCATTATTGATTCGCGGGTCATGATCCCGATGTCGAACGGCTCACTGTCGTACCACTCGACAAAGCGTTCGGCGACGTCCGCGGGGTCGAACGTTCCGCGTTTGACGAGGCTGCGGGCGATACAGAGCGCTTGTTCGGGGTCGTCGGTCAAGGTTCCAGCTGGCTGGTTCCACGTTCCTTACCCAATCATTTCCGTCAGCGTCCCGTGGTCGGCTGCGATCTGACCTGCAGGGGTGAACTCAACCGGTCGACCGAGAGCATCCCCGCAGGCAAGGCCAAGGAGGATACCTTTCGCTCGATCCGCACCCATTGTTCAGTGAGTGCATATTTTAATCACCTCGTTTTCTATGATGGCTGAGTCAGCGAACACTTTAGCAGGTTCTGAACTGAGTAGGTAGTACGGCTGAGACTGGGGGGTCGAGATCCGATGTGGACGACGGAGGTGGGTTGCTCCCCGAGCACAGTATCCTCTCTCTCGAGGAGTACTTGGAGATGCAACGGGTGATCGGGAACGAGACGAGGTTTCGGGTACTTGATCGACTGATCTCGGAGGGGCAACAGAGCGCAAAGGAACTCACAGAAGCGCTTGCGGTTCCTTCGAACACCCTTCATTACCACCTCGATACGCTCGTCGATGTCGGTCTCATCGAGAATCGAAAACGAAAACAGCCTACCCGAGACGGTCTCTACTCGTACTATCGAGCAACCTCGCTGGGTGAAGGCATTCTCGAACATGGGGTACGTGAGTTGATGCGTGAGGAGTGGGACCTTCTCGAGGCCTACGGCGAGTAGTGGTTCTCTCCTTGGAACGGAAGGTTTGTTTTCCGACCGGCAGCGTTCTGTGAGACCGACGGAACAACGTTTCTCGATACGATCTGGTCAGAAAGCGAAACGGCAGCGCAGAAACTGGGTGAGGACCTCCAGGACAACGTCTTCACCGCGTTGCAGACACTCGGGACCGGGTTCGTTGGGTCCAACGATCTAGTAGAGCGAATCGATCTGGACGCGCTGTTCGCGTTAAGAAGAGAAAATAGCGTTACTAGGTAACACTCGTCAAGTGCGAAAGGCCGGATGTTGCACGAGGCTCACTGACCTCCTCCCAACCTATGGGAGTGGTCCCATACATTTACAGTGATGGGGTTTGTCCCATAGGGTAGAGATGGTGTACAGGGTCATCGAGGACGTGGAGGATCGAGTTGCGGATCGTGTCATCCGCCGAAAGATCATCCAGACCGACGACCCCAAGTACCCTAGCGGTTACCGATACGCGCTCCACTACGGCTATACCGATGGACGGGGCACCATCCTCCGATACGACAACGAGAATCGAACGCGCGGGCGCCACGAACGCCACACGACCGAGGAAGTGACCGAGGTCGAATTTCCGGGGATAATGGTACTCCGCGATCGGTTTCTCGAGGAGATCGAAACGCTATGACCGAGAACACACTCAAAATCACGTTCAAGGAACAGGACGAGCATCGCACAGCGGCTCGCGAGCGGCTCCGTCGGGCTGAAGCCGGCGAGAGCGGCGAGGCGGTCGAGCAGGACGTCAGATTCATCTTGAATTTCGAGGAATTCGAGGACGTCGACCGGCTGATGCGAACGTCGAATCTCGAACTCGTCGAGGCGATCGTCACCGACCGTCCAGAGAGCATCCGCCAGGCGGCCGCTGCTGTGGACCGCGACTACCGGGAAGTGCATCGGAATCTCAAAGAGCTCGAAGCGTTAGGCGTCGTCGAGTTCGAAACGGTCGGCAAGAGTAAGAAGCCGATTCTTCGGGAGGGTGCCGAGAACATCGATCTCTCGATCCGTTTCCCGCGACCTGCCGGTTCAGACCCCCCCGGGGCGTCGGTGTGAGTCGTACCGGTCTCAGACCTTGTACAACACTGTCCTGAAAGGCCGATCGTTGCACAAGGCTTTCCGACACCGTCGCCGCCGTGGCTCGGTTCACATCTGCCCCTCGTCCTGGACATTATGAATTGGGATATCGATCATGTCGGCCTGACGCTGGCGAACTTCCCGACGAACGCCGTCGACGATCCTAGCGAACTGCGAGAGTACGAACACCGCCAGAATTACTCGAACGTTGGCGCGCAGCACTGCGAACAGGAGCCCGACCGCGCTACTCATCCTCACCTCCGACGACGAGTGTGGTCACGGAGGCACGACCTCTTTCGTTTGATCGACAATGGAGAGTCGAAGCTCGGGATTCCGGCGTACAACAGCGGGCTGTTCGACGATTCGCAGCATTAGTTTCTCGCAGAGCGGCAAGTCTCGAATCGGCATCTTGCGGAGGTGATCTTCCGGCAGTCTACGACCGAAGCAGACGACGGTGATGGAGTGGTCGCGGCGGATTACGCCGATCTCGATACGCGACACCTGGGGACGATCTACGAGGGACTGTTAGAGCACCAGTTCAGAATCGCTTTCGAGGATTATGCAGCCGTCTCGGAGAACGGTGGGCAGATTTGGAAGCCCGTGACTGAGGTAACGGTCGCGGATGTAGTCGAATCGAGTGAAAATGAGAGCCGAACGAAACTCGTGGTGTGAGGTGAACGGTATGGCACCTTCTATTGTTGTGATAGAATCTGTGTGCAGGCTGGTGTTTCGTCACTATAGAAAAAGCTAATAGGTCTGTGTTGATTGCTACCAATGCAAATGATATTGGTTGGCGTAGATATCGGTGGTACATTTACTGATATCTACAAAATCAACAACCAAACCGGGGAACAGGAGATACACAAATTGAATACCACGCCAGAAGACCCGTCAAAAGGGGCGCTGGAGGGGATCAAAGAGATTTGTGAGCTAACAGACACAGACCCTACAGACATTAAGTACGTTCTGCACGGCACAACGATCGCCACGAATGCGGTCTTAGAACACGAAGGCGTTGAAACGGGAATGATTACTACCGAGAATTACCGTGACGTCATCCACATTGGGCGTCACCAGCGCCCACAAAACTACTCCATCCAGCAAGACATCCCTTGGCAAGCCGCCCCTCTCGTAAAACGCCGCCACCGGAAGACAGTTCTAGAACGGATCATACCACCGGATGGCGATATTGAGATCCCACTTGACGAGGACGCAGTTATTCAAAAAGCGAATGGGTTTCGAGAAGAGAATATCAAGTCGATCGCCATCTGCTTCTTGTTCTCCTATCTAAACGAAGAACACGAAAACCGTGCAAAAGAGCTTGTGGAAGAGGTCTATCCCGAGGCGTACGTCACTACCTCCTGCGAGGTGTACCCACAGTTCCGCGAGTTCGAACGCTTTACCACCACGGCGATGAACGCCTACATCGGTCCGACAGTCATAGAGTACCTAAACCAATTCAAATCAGGCCTACAAAATGTTGGTATTGACGCTGAACTGCACATCATGCAGTCCAATGGAGGAATTGGCACCGAGTCAACAGTTGCGCAAACGCCCGTAAATCTACTATACTCCGGGCCGGCAGGTGGGATCCTTGGGGCAAAGTGGCGAAGCGGCGCCAACACTGCCGAAGCCGAGGACATTAACGTCATCACGATTGACATGGGTGGAACGAGCGCAGATATCGGAATCGTGGCCGGCGGAGAGATCAGCGAGGCGAATGTTCGCGAGACCGAGATTGGTGGCTACCCAATCATGACGCCCATGATTGACATCTCCACGATCGGAGCTGGTGGAGGAAGTATTGCGTACCTCGACCAAGGCGGAGCATTCCGCGTCGGTCCAAAGTCCGCGGGTGCCGATCCGGGACCCATCGCTTATAATTTTGGTGGAACCGAACCCACCGTCACTGACGCTCACGTAGCCCTCGGACGCATACGCGAAGAGTTCTTCCTCGGTGGCGATATGACCCTTAATCTGGAGGGCGCCCGAAAGGGAATCAAACAAGAGATCGCCGACCCACTCGGACTTGATACAGTTGAGGCCAGTCTGGGAGTCTTGAACATTGTCAACAACAATATGGCGAACGCGATCCGGTCGAAGACCATTCAGAAGGGACGTGATCCCCAGAAATTCACGCTCGTCGGCTTCGGTGGCGCGGGACCAATGCATACTGCCGACTTGGCGCGAGAGCTCGGCGTCGCGAAATGTCTAATCCCAATCAGTCCGGGTGTGCTCTCTGCGACCGGCCTCACCACCACGGATATCCAGTACGACTACATTAGCACTGAGTTTAGCCTCATCTCGGAGGCCGAGCACGACGATATCACCGCGAAATACGACAAGCTAATCGACCAGGCCACCTCCCAAATTACCGCAGATGGCATTCCAGAGTCAGACACCCTTCTCGAAATGACCGCGGACTGCAGGTATGAGGGCCAAGGATACGAATTAAACATCCGGGTCGGTCAGAATGGTAGACTCGACGACCTCGAAACGATCCGAAACCGGTTTGACAAGTATCACGAATCTGAGTTCGGTCACAATTTTCCGCATAACCCTGTGGAGATTGTTAACGAACGAGTGGCTGCGGTCGGACGAATTCCTTCGTCAGAACTTGTCGAAGTCGAACAAGCAACGGGTCCAGTGGTCGATGAGGTCATCACGACTGAGGAGGTCCACTTCCGGTTAGATCAGGAGATTGTGGGGTACGAGACCGACTTTTATGATCGGAATACGCTGATGGCCGGTCATGAAATCCAGGGCCCGGCCATCATCGGCGAAAAGGACTCGACGACGATCGTTCCACCGGACTTCACGGCGACTGTCTTAGATTACGGTGACCTTGAACTGGTGCAAACGGAGTAACCATCCATGACAAAAATTGAAACTAGGACCTACGAGACTGTCCGCGAACAGACCAGTCCCCGTATCGATACCGACGATCCTGAATCCGAAGTTGACCCAGTGACCCGCCGGGTCATCAACGGAAATCTAGTGAATATCTGTGACGAGATGGGTCACAAGATGACTAGAATGAGCTATTCGAGTATCATCAGGGAGTCTGAGGATTTCGGTTGTGCGCTCCTGAACGAACAAGGGCAACAACTGTGTGAGACCGACAGCACTCCCCTGCAGATGGGCCCTATTCCAGCGTACGTCAAAGGAACCATCGACCTTTTCGACGAGCGGGGTGAAACGTTCAACGAAGGAGACGTCATCATCCACAACGACCCGTACTACGGTGCAAGTCACGCACCAGATTTTGGGATTATTCTACCCGTCTTCCGTGATGGTGGCCTTACCGCGTTTTCCGTGACCACAGCTCATCACTTGGAGGTGGGTGCTGATAAGCCCGGGACGTGCATCATAGACACGATCGATTCCTATAGTGAGTCGATACGCTTAGACGCGCTGAAAATTATAGAGGGTGGTGAGCGAAACAAGACTGCCTGGCAGCTCATCGGGGACAACATCCGCGTCCCGGATATGGTAATGGGCGATATCGAGGCGCAGATCTCTGCCGCCAAGGTTGGTGCCAATCGGCTACACGAACTCTTCGACGAGTATGGCCATGATACCGTCAAATATGCCGGTGAGGCCATGATGAACTACTCTGAGCGGATGCTCCGGGATGAAATCGAGAAACTTCCAGATGGAGAATACTCCGCTGAAGGGTATATTGACGGCTATCTCGACTCAGAAAACCCCGACGAGAAGGACATTTTTCTAGCTGTCGATATGACTGTCGACGGGCGGGATATTCATGTTGACCTCTCCCGGTGTGATGATCAGTTAGACAACCGGCCGATCAATATGCCCTACGAGGGGACCGTCTTCTACGCAGTGTTACTCGTAATCAGATCAACATTACTAGATACTGAACGGTTCCCTCTCGTTCCGCAAAACGATGGAATCAGTCGGCCACTATCGGTCCACGCCCCGGAAGGGTCGATCGCCAACCCACGGTTCCCCGCACCGACGATTGCCCGGTTCTGTGGCGGTAACAAGATCGCCGATCTGACGCTGAAGTGCATCGCACAGGCAGCGCCCGAGAAAGCTTGTGCCGGCGTTGGCAACCTGAAAGTTACTACAAGCAGTGGGGTTACCGAGGATGATGAATACTGGGTGTACATGGACATCTCCTCGGGAAGTTACGGGGCTCGTCCGACCAAAGATGGCCTTGACGCGGTCGACACTTTGTACGCGAACACCCGGAACAATCCCATCGAAGACATTGAGAGTCACTACCCAATTCGTGTAACGAAGTACGAACTTCGGGAAGACGTCGAAGGGGCAGGAAAGTACCGCGGTGGCTATGGACCGATACGGGAATTCGAGTACCAAAGCGATGGTCGGGTCTCAGTCGAAGGCGATGGGTCAAAGTTCGAACCGTGGGGCTTCGGTGGTGGCCATGACGGTTCTACAGGTAAACTGATCGTCGAAGGTGAGATCGACGAGGAGACTCCCCGATCGAAGATGACGAACAAACCTATCGAGAAAGGGCAACGGCTACGACTCGTCGGACCTTGTGGTGGCGGCTGGGGCGATCCAACGGAACGTGATCCGAATCGCGTTCGGAGTGATGTCCTAGATGACTTCGTTAGTCGAGAAAGAGCAAGGGAAGTCTACCGGGTTGCACTCACCGACGACCTCGAGATTGACTGGGAAGAAACCGAGCAGCTTCGGAGCTAGACGAACGCTCATCCACCATCCAAAGAGGGGTTCTATGTCCCGATCGCTACAACGCGTTAGTAACTAATCTATTGTAAGGCCATGACGAAGCTCCCATAACACAAGTCAAGTTCTCTTGCGCATGGCCTGAGATAATTACCCTTGCATCAGTTCTAGGAGATCCTCGTCTTCTGCAATCTCCATCGGATCACCGCTGGCGATAATCTCGCCTCGGTCGATGACGACCAATCTGTCGGTGACCTCTGCGATGTGCCTAACGTTTGCCTCTGCGATGAGCACAGAAATATCGTTCGTTTTGATAATCTCTGCGATATTTTCTTTAAGTCGCTCGACGATGATCGGTGCGAGTCCTTCAAAGGGTTCAT is a window encoding:
- a CDS encoding hydantoinase/oxoprolinase family protein, producing MQMILVGVDIGGTFTDIYKINNQTGEQEIHKLNTTPEDPSKGALEGIKEICELTDTDPTDIKYVLHGTTIATNAVLEHEGVETGMITTENYRDVIHIGRHQRPQNYSIQQDIPWQAAPLVKRRHRKTVLERIIPPDGDIEIPLDEDAVIQKANGFREENIKSIAICFLFSYLNEEHENRAKELVEEVYPEAYVTTSCEVYPQFREFERFTTTAMNAYIGPTVIEYLNQFKSGLQNVGIDAELHIMQSNGGIGTESTVAQTPVNLLYSGPAGGILGAKWRSGANTAEAEDINVITIDMGGTSADIGIVAGGEISEANVRETEIGGYPIMTPMIDISTIGAGGGSIAYLDQGGAFRVGPKSAGADPGPIAYNFGGTEPTVTDAHVALGRIREEFFLGGDMTLNLEGARKGIKQEIADPLGLDTVEASLGVLNIVNNNMANAIRSKTIQKGRDPQKFTLVGFGGAGPMHTADLARELGVAKCLIPISPGVLSATGLTTTDIQYDYISTEFSLISEAEHDDITAKYDKLIDQATSQITADGIPESDTLLEMTADCRYEGQGYELNIRVGQNGRLDDLETIRNRFDKYHESEFGHNFPHNPVEIVNERVAAVGRIPSSELVEVEQATGPVVDEVITTEEVHFRLDQEIVGYETDFYDRNTLMAGHEIQGPAIIGEKDSTTIVPPDFTATVLDYGDLELVQTE
- a CDS encoding hydantoinase B/oxoprolinase family protein, translated to MTKIETRTYETVREQTSPRIDTDDPESEVDPVTRRVINGNLVNICDEMGHKMTRMSYSSIIRESEDFGCALLNEQGQQLCETDSTPLQMGPIPAYVKGTIDLFDERGETFNEGDVIIHNDPYYGASHAPDFGIILPVFRDGGLTAFSVTTAHHLEVGADKPGTCIIDTIDSYSESIRLDALKIIEGGERNKTAWQLIGDNIRVPDMVMGDIEAQISAAKVGANRLHELFDEYGHDTVKYAGEAMMNYSERMLRDEIEKLPDGEYSAEGYIDGYLDSENPDEKDIFLAVDMTVDGRDIHVDLSRCDDQLDNRPINMPYEGTVFYAVLLVIRSTLLDTERFPLVPQNDGISRPLSVHAPEGSIANPRFPAPTIARFCGGNKIADLTLKCIAQAAPEKACAGVGNLKVTTSSGVTEDDEYWVYMDISSGSYGARPTKDGLDAVDTLYANTRNNPIEDIESHYPIRVTKYELREDVEGAGKYRGGYGPIREFEYQSDGRVSVEGDGSKFEPWGFGGGHDGSTGKLIVEGEIDEETPRSKMTNKPIEKGQRLRLVGPCGGGWGDPTERDPNRVRSDVLDDFVSRERAREVYRVALTDDLEIDWEETEQLRS